In the genome of Paenibacillus pabuli, one region contains:
- a CDS encoding sensor histidine kinase produces MRKLYRNARISQKLFLAFSLMIAIPVILVSFLYIRMQETQLYKDAMAAGNSHATWLNEQLRSRMDIIENASNTALTQKSFVDFIHSNMLVDGLRLVKFKQNQFEQMQSIIQSNAMISELSFYVDNPNLYEIWPEIYHYNKFWPQDYWAKLRDEGGAAYRLFSFKDGEKTLSYYRLVRLQGQEKKRPSIMEIRVPHSMFFSDLLQESKGDFFSVLMNESDPLQYVYNPQHEFAQKAGKGLDEILSAVHRQLDVLSQENPVKIKVGDQSYYALYRYIAPLNTYVVDIASHQALMKGPRSWYAFVVTITLCVLLLIMLLVSHTTRRIFRRLDSVLASMRQVRKGDLDAAIDTGLDENERGDEIDEVAVSYNKMLHEVQRLMTQVVDKQLIAKNAQLHSLHSQINSHFLYNALESIRMLAEVQRQPVIANSLVSLGSQLRYSMQWRSDTVALREELANIQSYVQFINLMEGGSIMLTADLPQEVLRYAIPKMCMQPIVENAVHHATPSGGSVCIQITVSVENDRLLINIQDDGEGLDPEMLVRLQAALRGDSDSPIVTSKNGLGLENVNKRLQLHYGENCGLWIDSVQGAYTCVTIRLPWENVNLGGW; encoded by the coding sequence TTGAGGAAACTTTACCGCAACGCCCGTATATCCCAAAAGCTGTTTCTGGCGTTTAGCCTGATGATTGCCATACCCGTTATATTAGTATCCTTTTTATATATTCGCATGCAGGAAACCCAGCTATACAAGGACGCTATGGCAGCAGGCAACAGCCACGCTACATGGTTAAACGAACAATTGCGCAGCAGAATGGACATCATTGAGAACGCTTCCAACACTGCGCTCACTCAAAAGTCATTTGTGGATTTTATTCATTCCAATATGCTTGTGGATGGACTGCGACTGGTGAAATTTAAGCAAAACCAATTTGAGCAAATGCAAAGCATCATTCAAAGTAATGCGATGATCAGTGAGCTCAGCTTTTACGTAGATAACCCGAACTTGTATGAAATCTGGCCTGAAATCTATCATTATAATAAATTTTGGCCGCAGGATTACTGGGCAAAGCTTCGGGATGAAGGTGGTGCGGCTTACCGTTTGTTTTCTTTTAAGGATGGTGAAAAAACGTTATCCTACTACCGACTGGTTCGCCTTCAGGGCCAGGAGAAAAAACGACCGAGTATTATGGAAATTCGCGTCCCGCACAGCATGTTTTTCAGCGACCTGCTCCAGGAGAGCAAGGGAGATTTCTTTTCTGTTTTGATGAACGAAAGCGATCCTCTCCAATATGTCTATAATCCACAGCATGAGTTTGCGCAAAAAGCTGGGAAAGGACTCGATGAAATCCTTAGTGCTGTTCATCGCCAGCTGGATGTACTGTCACAGGAAAATCCCGTTAAGATTAAGGTAGGTGATCAGAGCTACTATGCACTTTACCGATACATAGCTCCGCTAAATACTTATGTGGTCGATATCGCCTCCCATCAGGCATTGATGAAGGGGCCGCGCAGCTGGTATGCATTTGTGGTAACGATTACATTATGTGTTCTGCTGCTTATCATGCTGCTCGTTTCACATACAACTAGGCGCATTTTCCGACGGCTGGACAGCGTACTGGCTTCAATGCGTCAGGTACGAAAAGGAGATCTGGATGCAGCGATTGATACCGGCCTTGATGAGAACGAAAGAGGGGATGAGATTGATGAAGTGGCTGTGAGCTACAACAAAATGTTACATGAGGTCCAACGTCTGATGACACAGGTCGTGGATAAACAATTGATCGCCAAAAACGCACAGCTGCATTCACTGCATTCGCAGATCAACTCTCATTTTTTGTATAACGCACTGGAATCTATTCGTATGCTCGCGGAGGTTCAACGACAACCTGTTATTGCGAATTCATTGGTATCATTAGGTTCGCAACTTCGCTACAGCATGCAGTGGCGCAGCGATACGGTTGCTCTTCGCGAGGAACTAGCCAACATTCAAAGTTACGTTCAATTTATTAATTTAATGGAAGGTGGCAGCATCATGTTGACGGCAGATCTCCCGCAGGAGGTGCTCCGATATGCGATTCCTAAAATGTGCATGCAGCCTATCGTTGAAAATGCAGTGCATCACGCAACACCATCAGGCGGGAGTGTGTGTATTCAGATCACCGTTTCAGTGGAGAATGACCGCTTGCTCATTAACATACAAGATGATGGAGAGGGTTTAGACCCGGAGATGTTAGTTCGACTGCAAGCGGCACTGCGAGGAGACTCGGATTCGCCGATTGTTACCAGCAAGAACGGACTTGGTTTGGAAAATGTAAATAAGCGGCTGCAGCTTCATTATGGCGAGAATTGCGGTCTTTGGATTGATAGTGTTCAGGGCGCTTATACCTGTGTAACGATACGTTTGCCTTGGGAAAATGTAAATCTTGGAGGGTGGTAG
- a CDS encoding response regulator, with protein sequence MINILVVDDQKHIRDGLRAMLPQFPLELNNIYYAASGMEALILLRQHNIHIVITDIMMPDMDGLALMAQTKEERIEVEYLIISGYSDFTYAQKAIELGAKGYLLKPLKREDLQTSLEHVWQEIQTRQALTNNIQHVSRLARETDRKELRMFMQGALNDEAWILQIQEQNPVLWNNYRLCLLREKCWINQPGSSSVHSMEAIAYGVFGRQGCVCLQHSPYLILAVSAAIDPEALPAALKEGMIDAITVMTDPQQGLKMLPDSYAQVLELYRHSYLYPDQYMIQPAHIEHMEQQWKIPYEELHQLFQSVGTVDSGAIAQRISAIFHKNVLQRYHIHYTQQLCGATVQMMEEYERVIRPYMGEEALDLKSLRNLFDYPGMRDYIQALQQQLLRLNQFYYDYKYSYRNSQDLNEAIRFIHESYHKPLDLATVSNHVSLNYAYFSNLFKKNIGKGFAEYLRDVRMDKARRLLAETDHKIVEVAAMVGYESYKSFTRAFRLAMEIQPTEYRQMMRQKVEREVQYHSTNI encoded by the coding sequence GTGATCAATATTCTGGTTGTGGACGATCAAAAGCACATCCGTGACGGTCTGCGGGCGATGCTGCCTCAATTTCCTCTGGAGCTGAACAACATTTACTATGCCGCAAGTGGGATGGAGGCGCTAATCCTTTTGCGCCAGCATAACATTCACATCGTTATTACTGATATTATGATGCCGGACATGGACGGACTGGCACTGATGGCACAGACCAAAGAGGAGCGCATCGAGGTGGAATACCTCATTATTAGCGGTTATAGTGATTTTACATATGCTCAAAAAGCGATCGAACTTGGGGCAAAGGGATACTTGTTAAAACCTCTGAAGCGAGAGGATCTGCAAACTTCACTAGAGCATGTATGGCAAGAAATCCAGACACGGCAGGCTCTTACGAACAACATACAGCATGTCTCCCGTCTCGCTCGAGAGACAGATCGTAAAGAATTACGAATGTTTATGCAGGGAGCGTTAAACGATGAGGCCTGGATCCTCCAAATCCAGGAACAAAATCCTGTGTTATGGAACAATTATCGCTTATGTTTGCTGCGAGAGAAATGCTGGATCAACCAGCCGGGTTCCAGCAGCGTCCATAGCATGGAAGCTATTGCTTATGGTGTATTCGGTAGACAAGGCTGCGTTTGCCTGCAACACAGCCCGTATCTGATCCTCGCTGTGAGTGCAGCCATAGATCCGGAGGCTTTGCCAGCGGCACTCAAGGAAGGAATGATCGATGCCATAACCGTTATGACTGACCCGCAGCAAGGATTAAAGATGTTGCCTGACAGTTATGCACAAGTACTTGAGCTATACCGCCACAGTTACCTGTATCCAGATCAATATATGATCCAACCCGCACATATTGAGCATATGGAGCAGCAGTGGAAAATTCCCTATGAAGAACTTCATCAGCTGTTCCAGTCTGTTGGGACTGTTGATAGTGGTGCAATTGCTCAGAGAATTTCCGCCATATTTCATAAAAATGTGCTGCAGCGCTATCATATTCACTATACCCAACAGCTCTGCGGCGCCACAGTGCAGATGATGGAGGAATATGAACGAGTTATTCGCCCCTACATGGGTGAAGAAGCGTTGGATCTTAAATCTTTGCGTAATCTCTTTGATTATCCGGGGATGCGTGATTATATTCAAGCACTGCAACAGCAGCTGCTTCGGCTGAATCAGTTCTATTATGATTATAAGTACAGCTATCGCAATTCGCAGGATTTAAATGAAGCTATCCGTTTTATACACGAAAGCTATCATAAGCCGCTGGACCTCGCGACGGTATCCAATCATGTGTCGCTTAATTACGCCTATTTCTCAAATCTGTTCAAGAAGAACATTGGCAAAGGGTTTGCTGAATATCTGAGAGATGTACGTATGGATAAAGCGCGGCGTCTCCTAGCCGAAACCGACCATAAGATTGTTGAAGTGGCTGCTATGGTAGGCTATGAAAGCTACAAAAGTTTTACACGAGCGTTCCGCCTTGCGATGGAAATTCAACCCACAGAGTATCGACAAATGATGCGCCAAAAGGTAGAACGTGAAGTGCAATACCACAGTACAAATATATAA
- a CDS encoding iron chaperone, producing MDAFAEYLARIDNLGHRNRTEEILEWITKKYPQLEPKIAWNQPMFTDHGTFIIGFSVSKHHLAVAPEKAGINHFSDEITKAGYDHTKELVRIRWDGPVDFSLLERMIEFNITEKADCSTFWRK from the coding sequence ATGGATGCTTTTGCAGAATATCTAGCACGAATTGATAACTTGGGGCATCGGAATCGGACGGAAGAAATTCTGGAGTGGATCACAAAGAAATACCCACAATTGGAACCAAAAATAGCTTGGAATCAGCCCATGTTTACCGATCATGGCACTTTTATAATTGGGTTTAGTGTATCCAAACATCATTTGGCTGTGGCGCCTGAAAAAGCCGGGATTAATCATTTTTCCGATGAAATTACGAAGGCCGGTTATGATCACACCAAGGAATTGGTACGCATCCGGTGGGACGGGCCGGTTGATTTCTCTTTACTGGAGAGAATGATTGAATTCAATATTACGGAGAAGGCAGACTGTTCAACTTTTTGGCGGAAATAG
- a CDS encoding M56 family metallopeptidase, protein MNTIFVLLSTLTVAGSVVVAFILLLRLIPFQVFPAKWRFGIGKMALGLYLLPIFLAFNWIFSFLPSITTVNELPLTVKHVLPGTFNPAPAIQAQTISANVALAIICLWVLGIIAFAAWQIYCYHSFLKKLKLTRTTVPNNSDVAMLLPVIKENLGLQNEVKLAYSAIIRSPFLIGLRKPTIYLPMRNSANVDIGMVFHHELIHLKRKDLWIKALILVARALHWFNPLVHILSKDIHTWSELSCDEEVVKGMSYADRKRYGETILNVVAGSRNLPVQFCSSLSGDGKQLKRRLTFMLNVKNVKKKTFVIAVSTLFLVAAVSTVTTAWASSNTPRVVASEEASAVARPSQPAAVSEEVPVVSRPSAQAAVREDAPVVARPSAQAIAREEASVVSRPSAQAAVREEVPAVTRPSAQTVVREEAAVVARPSAQEVVREEAPAVTRPSAQAASRH, encoded by the coding sequence ATGAATACCATTTTTGTATTACTGTCTACGCTGACTGTTGCCGGAAGTGTCGTTGTCGCTTTCATTCTGTTATTGCGCCTCATTCCCTTTCAAGTCTTCCCTGCAAAATGGCGTTTTGGAATTGGAAAAATGGCTTTAGGATTGTATCTATTGCCCATCTTCCTGGCCTTTAATTGGATATTTTCATTTTTACCGTCCATTACTACAGTAAACGAATTACCCTTAACTGTTAAACATGTGTTACCTGGGACATTCAATCCAGCTCCTGCCATCCAGGCACAGACCATTTCGGCGAACGTTGCTCTCGCTATTATATGCTTATGGGTGCTCGGGATCATAGCTTTTGCAGCATGGCAAATCTATTGTTATCACAGCTTTCTCAAGAAATTAAAACTAACACGAACCACTGTTCCAAACAACAGTGATGTTGCAATGCTGCTTCCTGTAATCAAGGAGAATTTGGGTCTCCAGAACGAGGTTAAGCTAGCTTACAGCGCTATCATTCGTAGTCCATTTTTAATTGGACTGAGAAAACCCACTATCTACCTGCCTATGAGGAATTCTGCAAATGTGGATATCGGTATGGTGTTCCATCATGAGCTGATCCACCTGAAAAGGAAAGATTTGTGGATCAAGGCGCTTATATTAGTAGCTCGTGCATTACATTGGTTCAATCCATTGGTTCATATACTTTCCAAAGACATTCATACATGGAGTGAACTGTCCTGTGATGAAGAAGTCGTAAAAGGAATGTCCTATGCAGATCGTAAACGCTATGGGGAAACCATCCTGAACGTAGTGGCAGGATCACGGAATTTACCCGTACAATTCTGTTCCTCTTTATCCGGGGACGGTAAACAACTCAAAAGGAGATTAACTTTCATGCTTAACGTAAAGAATGTGAAAAAGAAAACCTTTGTTATTGCGGTATCTACGCTATTCCTAGTTGCTGCAGTTAGTACAGTAACAACAGCTTGGGCTTCAAGCAATACTCCGAGGGTGGTTGCGAGCGAGGAAGCTTCTGCGGTAGCGCGTCCATCGCAACCAGCCGCTGTCAGCGAAGAAGTTCCTGTGGTATCTCGTCCATCCGCACAAGCCGCAGTTCGCGAAGATGCTCCTGTGGTAGCACGCCCATCTGCACAAGCGATAGCTCGTGAAGAAGCTTCTGTGGTATCTCGTCCCTCCGCACAAGCGGCAGTTCGTGAAGAAGTTCCTGCGGTAACGCGTCCATCAGCTCAAACGGTAGTTCGCGAAGAAGCAGCTGTAGTGGCACGTCCATCGGCTCAAGAGGTAGTTCGTGAGGAAGCTCCTGCGGTAACGCGTCCTTCGGCGCAGGCTGCTTCCCGTCATTAA
- a CDS encoding BlaI/MecI/CopY family transcriptional regulator — protein sequence MNHLQKLSDTEMELMEVIWECEPPVTSTELLNMFSQRGKAWKAQTISTFLSRLVDKGALTATRDGRTNKYVPRISPEDYKLLEAQQVLDGLYQGSVKNLISALYDGDKLSDKDIAELRQWFSEK from the coding sequence GTGAACCATCTTCAAAAATTATCGGATACTGAAATGGAACTGATGGAAGTGATCTGGGAGTGTGAGCCACCTGTCACCTCCACCGAACTGCTGAACATGTTCTCCCAAAGGGGAAAAGCATGGAAGGCACAAACGATCTCTACCTTCCTATCTCGGCTGGTAGACAAAGGGGCACTTACAGCTACAAGGGATGGACGTACCAATAAGTATGTCCCTCGTATTTCGCCTGAAGATTACAAGCTATTGGAGGCACAACAAGTCCTGGATGGATTATATCAAGGCTCAGTAAAAAATTTGATTTCAGCTTTGTATGATGGCGACAAACTCTCGGATAAAGACATTGCAGAGCTGAGACAATGGTTTTCGGAAAAGTAG
- a CDS encoding ABC transporter substrate-binding protein, which yields MLKQKNSIWLFSALILLLVLSACGQKAASSNATETTNTTVTTSTESSTNSTSASDGDTTTDAEGETFTYQSDAGEVEVPVNPKRIVDLTAFSTGYFVALDAPVVGALSGAINNKYIKDQLASEGTTDLGEQPTAEQLVSLKPDLIIAYTGTEGLDKLSQIAPVVQLQYGKRNFKDLMLEMGKLTNREAEAKDWITQWEAKINELKPKVLAAVGDRTVSILNPYSKGLYVFGHNYGRGGEILYGEFGLKAPKRAQAEAIDSGTGWASISMEVLPEYAGDIIFTSPWSGDTSDSQIVYDNALWKNLSAVKDSNVFQLDPTSDTYNDPVSLEGQLKFISDSLLSVK from the coding sequence TTGCTGAAACAAAAAAATTCAATATGGCTGTTCTCCGCTCTAATTCTATTACTCGTACTGAGCGCATGCGGGCAGAAAGCAGCATCAAGCAATGCCACGGAGACCACAAATACAACCGTGACCACGAGCACAGAATCATCAACCAATTCCACTTCAGCGTCTGATGGCGATACGACAACCGATGCCGAAGGAGAGACCTTTACATATCAATCCGATGCAGGTGAAGTGGAAGTACCTGTAAATCCAAAGCGAATCGTTGATCTGACCGCATTTTCAACAGGGTACTTTGTAGCACTCGATGCTCCCGTAGTCGGGGCGTTGTCAGGCGCAATCAACAACAAGTATATCAAAGACCAGCTCGCAAGTGAGGGAACGACAGATCTCGGCGAGCAGCCAACTGCTGAACAACTTGTCAGCCTAAAGCCTGATCTGATCATCGCATACACGGGTACGGAGGGACTCGATAAATTGTCACAGATAGCGCCAGTGGTACAGTTACAATATGGCAAGCGCAATTTCAAGGATCTCATGTTGGAGATGGGTAAACTGACCAATAGAGAAGCCGAAGCAAAAGACTGGATCACACAATGGGAAGCGAAGATCAATGAGCTGAAGCCAAAAGTACTTGCCGCTGTGGGAGATCGTACAGTCTCCATTTTGAATCCATATTCCAAAGGACTATATGTATTTGGTCATAATTACGGGCGTGGTGGTGAGATACTTTATGGCGAATTTGGCCTGAAGGCACCAAAAAGAGCCCAGGCTGAAGCCATTGACAGCGGCACAGGCTGGGCCTCAATCTCGATGGAAGTGCTGCCGGAATATGCAGGAGATATTATCTTTACCAGTCCATGGTCGGGTGACACAAGCGATTCACAGATTGTCTATGACAATGCGTTGTGGAAAAATCTATCTGCGGTTAAAGACAGCAATGTATTTCAACTTGATCCAACCTCAGACACTTATAATGACCCTGTATCACTTGAAGGCCAGCTGAAGTTTATCTCAGACAGTTTGCTATCGGTGAAGTAG
- a CDS encoding AraC family transcriptional regulator, translating into MNGDGIIELKVPQLPYYLGAGRSEYEIGDHHPNRKKLGIYDLLIVVKGELYIGENDEQWTLEKGDSLLLLPDGEHYSIRPCTQKTVFYWLHFEHVERFESLLTSSVHEQEFRDSSRPFGNPYTIRLPKYSKLTNPQMAFNLLEQLLTLQMDISFWQEQRLLGELLSMLEEGSLRVMDSVQTRLAEQAAIYLQQNYKTKVTNATLAAALHFHPNYVIRCMKLKYGKTPIEYVNELRLERAKRLLITTDWLIDRIAEEVGFRYAPYFSSCFKRYNGLSPLQFRKQYMTT; encoded by the coding sequence TTGAATGGAGATGGAATCATAGAACTTAAAGTCCCCCAACTCCCCTATTATTTAGGAGCAGGACGTTCTGAATATGAAATTGGAGATCATCATCCGAACCGAAAAAAGCTTGGAATCTACGATTTACTGATTGTGGTCAAGGGAGAATTGTATATTGGAGAGAATGATGAACAATGGACTTTGGAAAAAGGAGATTCACTGCTCCTGTTGCCAGATGGAGAACACTATTCGATCAGGCCGTGTACGCAGAAAACTGTATTTTACTGGCTGCATTTCGAACATGTTGAAAGATTCGAAAGCTTGCTAACCTCTTCCGTCCATGAACAGGAGTTTCGAGATTCCTCCAGACCGTTTGGCAACCCTTATACGATAAGACTTCCTAAATATTCGAAATTAACCAATCCACAAATGGCTTTCAATCTTCTGGAGCAATTGTTGACACTGCAAATGGACATCTCCTTTTGGCAGGAACAGCGCTTGCTTGGTGAATTGCTTTCCATGCTGGAAGAAGGCAGCTTGCGGGTCATGGACTCCGTACAGACTCGATTGGCAGAACAAGCAGCAATATATCTCCAACAAAATTATAAGACTAAGGTTACTAATGCAACTTTGGCTGCAGCTCTTCATTTTCATCCCAACTATGTAATCCGCTGCATGAAATTGAAGTATGGTAAAACTCCAATTGAATATGTAAATGAACTTCGTCTAGAACGTGCAAAGCGGCTGTTGATAACTACAGACTGGTTGATCGACCGCATAGCTGAAGAAGTGGGCTTTCGTTATGCTCCATACTTCTCATCCTGTTTCAAACGATATAATGGATTGTCTCCGCTTCAATTTCGAAAGCAATATATGACAACATAA
- a CDS encoding glycoside hydrolase family 16 protein, whose amino-acid sequence MKPSHFTEKRFMKKVLGLFLVVVMLASVGVLPTTKVQAAGTTVTSMEYFSPADGPVISKSGVGKASYGFVMPKFNGGSATWNDVYSDVGVNVKVGNNWVDIDQAGGYIYNQNWGHWNDGGFTGYWFTLSKTTEIQLYSKANGVKLEYQLVFQNINKTTITAMNPTQGPQITASFTGGAGFTYPTFNNDPAIIYDAVADDLKVYVKPVNSSTWIDIDNNAASGWIYDQNFGQFTDGGGGYWFNVTESINVKLESKTSSANLVYTITFNEQTRNSYVITPYEGTTFTADANGSIGVPLPKIDGGAPIAKELGNFVYQININGQWVDLSNSSQSKFAYSANGYNNMSDANQWGYWADYIYGLWFQPIQENMQIRIGYPLNGQAGGNIGNNFVNYTFIGNPNAPRPDVSDQEDIAIGTPTDPAIAGMNLIWQDEFNGTTLDTSKWNYETGYYLNNDPATWGWGNAELQHYTNSTQNVFVQDGKLNIKAMNDSKSFPQDPNRYAQYSSGKINTKDKLSLKYGRVDFRAKLPTGDGVWPALWMLPKDSVYGTWAASGEIDVMEARGRLPGSVSGTIHFGGQWPVNQSSGGDYHFPEGQTFANDYHVYSVVWEEDNIKWYVDGKFFYKVTNQQWYSAGAPNNPNAPFDEPFYLIMNLAIGGNFDGGRTPNASDIPATMQVDYVRVYKEQ is encoded by the coding sequence ATGAAACCATCTCACTTTACGGAGAAACGGTTTATGAAAAAGGTGCTTGGTTTGTTCCTAGTTGTTGTGATGCTGGCCAGTGTTGGTGTGCTGCCAACTACAAAAGTTCAAGCAGCTGGAACGACAGTTACTTCAATGGAGTACTTCTCACCGGCAGATGGACCTGTTATTTCAAAATCTGGCGTTGGCAAAGCCAGCTACGGATTTGTCATGCCTAAGTTCAATGGAGGCTCCGCTACGTGGAACGATGTTTACAGTGACGTGGGTGTCAATGTGAAAGTGGGTAACAACTGGGTTGATATCGATCAAGCCGGAGGATATATCTATAACCAAAACTGGGGGCACTGGAACGATGGCGGTTTCACTGGATACTGGTTCACCCTCTCCAAAACAACCGAAATTCAGCTGTACTCCAAAGCAAACGGGGTTAAGCTTGAATATCAGCTTGTATTCCAAAACATAAACAAAACAACCATCACAGCGATGAATCCGACACAAGGGCCGCAAATTACAGCAAGTTTCACAGGCGGTGCAGGCTTTACATATCCAACGTTCAACAACGATCCTGCGATAATTTATGACGCCGTAGCTGATGATCTGAAGGTATATGTCAAACCTGTAAACAGCAGCACATGGATTGATATTGACAATAATGCAGCCAGCGGCTGGATTTATGATCAAAACTTCGGCCAATTCACCGACGGTGGAGGAGGTTACTGGTTTAACGTAACGGAATCGATCAACGTCAAATTGGAATCCAAGACTTCTTCGGCTAACCTTGTTTATACGATTACCTTTAATGAACAAACAAGAAATTCATATGTTATTACACCATATGAAGGTACAACCTTTACAGCTGATGCGAATGGTTCCATTGGGGTCCCGCTTCCCAAAATTGATGGGGGGGCACCAATCGCCAAGGAACTGGGCAATTTTGTATACCAGATCAACATCAATGGACAATGGGTTGATTTGAGTAACTCCAGTCAGAGCAAGTTTGCATACTCCGCTAATGGTTACAACAATATGTCTGATGCCAATCAGTGGGGATACTGGGCTGATTATATCTATGGCCTTTGGTTCCAGCCAATTCAGGAAAATATGCAAATTCGTATCGGCTATCCGTTGAACGGACAGGCGGGTGGAAATATTGGTAACAACTTCGTGAACTATACCTTCATCGGCAATCCAAATGCTCCGCGTCCAGATGTATCCGATCAGGAGGACATCGCGATCGGAACACCAACCGACCCGGCTATCGCGGGCATGAATCTTATCTGGCAGGATGAATTTAATGGAACTACGCTCGATACAAGTAAATGGAACTATGAAACAGGTTATTATCTGAATAACGATCCTGCTACCTGGGGTTGGGGCAACGCAGAACTGCAGCATTATACAAACAGTACCCAAAATGTATTTGTACAGGATGGAAAGCTGAATATCAAAGCCATGAACGACAGCAAATCGTTCCCGCAGGATCCGAATCGATATGCACAGTATTCCTCAGGTAAGATTAACACCAAGGATAAACTTTCCTTGAAGTACGGCAGAGTAGATTTTCGTGCCAAGCTGCCTACCGGTGATGGCGTTTGGCCGGCTCTGTGGATGCTTCCAAAAGATTCAGTATATGGCACATGGGCTGCATCGGGTGAAATCGATGTCATGGAAGCGAGAGGACGTCTTCCAGGGTCTGTAAGCGGTACTATACACTTTGGTGGACAATGGCCCGTGAACCAGTCTTCGGGTGGAGATTATCACTTCCCAGAAGGGCAAACATTTGCCAATGATTATCATGTGTACTCGGTAGTTTGGGAAGAAGACAACATTAAATGGTATGTCGACGGCAAGTTTTTCTATAAAGTCACTAACCAGCAGTGGTACTCCGCGGGTGCACCGAATAATCCGAATGCTCCGTTCGATGAGCCGTTCTACCTCATTATGAACTTGGCAATCGGCGGAAACTTCGATGGCGGCCGTACGCCGAATGCGTCTGATATCCCGGCTACCATGCAGGTGGATTATGTACGTGTGTATAAAGAACAGTAA